In Arachis stenosperma cultivar V10309 chromosome 1, arast.V10309.gnm1.PFL2, whole genome shotgun sequence, one DNA window encodes the following:
- the LOC130943027 gene encoding beta-galactosidase 3-like, giving the protein METSSVSKVVFAFCLALCLVTHLVHSTVTYDRKAILINGQRRILFSGSMHYPRSTPDMWEDLIVKAKEGGIDVIETYVFWNVHEPSPGNYNFEGRYDLVRFMKIIQKAGLYAHLRIGPYVCAEWNFGGFPVWLKYVPGISFRTDNEPFKRAMQGFTEKIVGMMKSEGLFESQGGPIILSQIENEYGAQSKLLGEAGRNYVNWAAKMAIQMGTGVPWVMCKEEDAPDPVINTCNGFYCDKFTPNRPYKPMIWTEAWSGWFTEFGGPIHKRPVQDLAFAVARFIIRGGSFVNYYMYHGGTNFGRTAGGPFITTSYDYDAPLDEYGLIRQPKYGHLKELHKAIKMCERALVSTDPIVTSLGASQQAHVYSTESGDCAAFLSNYDSKSSVRIMFNNMHYTLPPWSVSILPDCRNVAFNTAKVGVQTSQMQMLPTSTHMFSWESFDEDPSSLDDSGSTITAPALLDQLNVTRDASDYLWYMTSIDIGSSESFLHGGELPTLIVRSTGHAVHVFINGQLSGSAYGTREYRRITYTGKVNLRAGTNRIALLSVAIGLPNVGEHYESWNTGILGPVSLHGLDQGKWDLSWQKWTYQVGLKGEAMNLASPNGFSAVEWMQSAIVVQRNQPLTWHKTFFDAPEGDEPLALDMEGMGKGQIWINGQSIGRYWTTYANGNCSGCNYAGSFKPPKCQFGCGEPTQRWYHVPRSWLKPSQNLLVIFEELGGDPSRISLVKRSVSSVCADVPEFHPNIKNWHIESFGKSEEFHPPKVHLHCSPGQTISIIKFASFGTPLGTCGNYEQGACHSPSSYAILEKKCIGKQRCTVTVTNSNFGQDPCPKVMKRLSVEAVCAPTATNWRG; this is encoded by the exons ATGGAAACTAGCTCGGTTTCCAAAGTTGTGTTTGCATTTTGCTTGGCTTTGTGCCTTGTCACTCACCTTGTTCACTCAACTGTTACATATGATAGAAAGGCCATTCTCATCAATGGCCAAAGAAGAATCCTTTTCTCTGGCTCCATGCATTATCCCAGAAGTACCCCTGAT ATGTGGGAAGATCTAATTGTGAAGGCAAAAGAAGGAGGAATAGACGTGATTGAAACCTATGTGTTCTGGAATGTTCATGAACCTTCCCCTGGCAAT TACAATTTTGAAGGAAGATATGATCTGGTGAGATTCATGAAGATAATACAGAAAGCTGGTCTCTACGCTCATCTTCGCATTGGACCTTATGTCTGTGCTGAATGGAACTTCGG AGGATTTCCTGTGTGGCTGAAGTATGTTCCTGGAATAAGCTTCAGAACAGACAATGAACCTTTCAAG AGGGCAATGCAAGGATTTACTGAGAAGATTGTTGGAATGATGAAGAGTGAGGGTCTGTTTGAATCCCAAGGTGGCCCTATCATACTATCTCAG ATTGAGAATGAGTATGGGGCCCAGAGCAAGTTACTTGGAGAAGCTGGCCGAAACTATGTTAATTGGGCTGCTAAAATGGCGATTCAGATGGGAACAGGAGTCCCATGGGTCATGTGCAAGGAAGAGGATGCACCAGATCCAGTG ATAAACACGTGCAATGGCTTCTATTGTGACAAGTTCACTCCCAATAGACCCTATAAGCCAATGATATGGACAGAGGCTTGGAGTGGCTG GTTTACGGAATTTGGAGGTCCAATTCACAAAAGACCCGTACAGGATTTGGCATTTGCGGTTGCTAGATTTATAATACGTGGAGGGTCCTTTGTAAACTACTACATG TATCACGGTGGAACCAATTTTGGACGAACAGCTGGTGGCCCTTTCATTACTACCAGCTATGACTATGATGCTCCACTAGATGAATATG GTTTGATTAGGCAACCCAAGTATGGTCATTTAAAAGAGCTTCATAAAGCTATCAAGATGTGTGAGCGAGCTTTGGTTTCAACTGATCCAATTGTTACTTCACTAGGAGCCTCTCAACAG GCTCATGTATACTCGACGGAATCTGGCGATTGCGCTGCTTTCCTCTCAAACTATGATTCAAAATCCTCAGTTAGAATCATGTTTAATAACATGCATTACACTTTGCCACCTTGGTCCGTTAGCATCCTCCCAGATTGTAGGAATGTTGCCTTCAATACAGCAAAA GTAGGAGTGCAAACATCTCAAATGCAAATGCTGCCAACTAGTACTCATATGTTCTCATGGGAGAGTTTCGATGAAGATCCGTCTTCTTTAGACGACAGCGGCTCTACAATCACTGCCCCGGCTCTCCTGGACCAGCTAAATGTAACCCGCGATGCGAGCGACTATCTTTGGTATATGACAAG CATTGATATAGGTTCGTCTGAATCGTTTCTACATGGAGGCGAACTCCCTACTCTTATCGTTCGGTCTACAGGACATGCTGTCCATGTTTTCATTAATGGTCAACTTTCTG GTTCTGCCTATGGAACAAGGGAGTATAGAAGAATCACATATACCGGCAAGGTAAATCTTCGTGCCGGAACAAACAGAATTGCTCTGCTCAGTGTTGCCATTGGACTTCCA AATGTTGGTGAACATTATGAGTCATGGAACACAGGAATCTTAGGTCCAGTTTCACTCCATGGACTTGACCAAGGAAAGTGGGACTTATCATGGCAGAAATGGACTTATCAG GTTGGGCTGAAAGGAGAGGCCATGAATCTTGCATCTCCTAATGGTTTTTCTGCAGTCGAGTGGATGCAATCGGCGATAGTTGTACAAAGAAACCAGCCACTAACATGGCACAAG ACTTTTTTTGATGCTCCCGAAGGAGACGAACCGTTGGCATTGGATATGGAGGGCATGGGAAAAGGTCAAATATGGATTAATGGACAGAGCATTGGAAGATACTGGACCACATATGCTAATGGCAATTGTAGTGGCTGTAATTATGCTGGGTCATTTAAGCCTCCAAAGTGCCAATTTGGTTGTGGCGAACCAACCCAGAGATG GTACCATGTACCAAGGTCATGGTTGAAGCCAAGTCAAAATCTACTGGTTATTTTTGAGGAGCTCGGAGGCGATCCTTCGAGAATCTCTCTTGTGAAGAGGTCAGTGAGCAGCGTCTGCGCCGATGTGCCGGAGTTTCATCCGAACATTAAGAATTGGCATATTGAGAGCTTTGGGAAATCAGAGGAGTTCCACCCACCAAAGGTTCACTTGCATTGCAGCCCTGGCCAGACCATCTCCATCATCAAATTTGCAAGCTTTGGAACTCCTCTAGGGACTTGTGGGAACTATGAGCAAGGAGCATGTCATTCCCCCTCATCCTACGCCATTTTAGAGAAG AAATGTATAGGAAAACAAAGATGCACGGTTACAGTTACAAACAGCAATTTTGGGCAAGACCCGTGCCCAAAGGTGATGAAGCGGTTATCAGTTGAAGCTGTTTGCGCTCCAACCGCCACAAATTGGAGAGGCTGA